A genomic region of Mustela erminea isolate mMusErm1 chromosome 12, mMusErm1.Pri, whole genome shotgun sequence contains the following coding sequences:
- the LOC116570763 gene encoding olfactory receptor 13C7-like has translation MDRSNSTSPVVGFILLGLSAHPKLEKMFFVLILLMYLVILLGNGIIILVTALDSRLHTPMYFFLGNLSFLDICYTTSSVPLILNSFLTPRKTISFSACVMQMFLSFAMGATECVLLGMMAFDRYVAICNPLRYPVVMSKAACVPMAVSCWTAGSMTAMVQTSLAMRLPFCGNNVINHFTCEILAVLKLACADISINVISMTVANVIFLGIPVLFIFVSYVFIIATILRIPSTEGRKKAFSTCSAHFTVVVIFYGTILFMYGKPKSKDPLGADKQDISDKLTSLFYGVVTPMLNPIIYSLRNKDVKAAVKNLVLRKHVIQ, from the coding sequence ATGGACAGGTCCAATTCAACATCTCCTGTGGTGGGGTTCATCCTCCTGGGGCTTTCAGCCCACCCCAAGCTGGAGAAAATGTTCTTTGTGCTCATCCTCCTGATGTACCTGGTCATCCTGCTGGGCAATGGGATCATCATCCTGGTGACTGCCCTTGACTCCCGCCTGCACacgcccatgtacttcttcctggggAACCTCTCCTTTCTGGACATCTGCTACACAACCTCCTCAGTCCCCCTCATTCTCAACAGCTTCCTGACCCCCAGGAAAACCATCTCCTTCTCAGCCTGTGTCATGCAGATGTTTCTCTCCTTTGCCATGGGAGCCACAGAGTGTGTGCTTCTGGGCATGATGGCATTtgatcgctatgtggccatctgtaacccCCTTAGGTATCCCGTGGTCATGAGCAAGGCTGCCTGTGTGCCCATGGCTGTCAGCTGCTGGACAGCTGGAAGCATGACTGCCATGGTGCAAACATCCTTAGCTATGCGACTGCCCTTCTGTGGGAACAATGTCATCAACCATTTTACCTGCGAGATCCTGGCTGTCCTTAAGTTGGCCTGTGCTGACATCTCCATCAATGTGATTAGTATGACAGTGGCCAATGTGATCTTTCTGGGCATTccagttctgttcatttttgtctCCTATGTGTTTATCATTGCTACCATCCTGAGGATCCCATCAACTGAGGGGAGGAAAAAGGCCTTCTCCACCTGTTCTGCCCACTTCACAGTCGTGGTCATCTTCTATGGGACCATCCTCTTCATGTATGGGAAACCCAAATCCAAGGATCCCCTGGGGGCAGACAAGCAGGATATTTCAGACAAGCTCACCTCCCTCTTCTATGGGGTGGTGACCCCTATGCTCAATCCCATCATCTACAGCCTCAGGAACAAGGACGTGAAGGCCGCTGTGAAGAACCTGGTCCTACGCAAACATGTCATCCAGTGA